The following nucleotide sequence is from Granulicella aggregans.
TGCGATGGAGTTACAACACTCCCGTCGGTAAGGTCTTCATTCTGGATGGCAAGTTTGGCTGGTTCTACACGCCCGGCGACAACCAGGCGACGCGCATCGCGGCCAAGAAACTCGATGACCTGCGGTCTCCACTGCGTTTCCTTCTTGGTCACACCCAGCTTGAAAAGGAGTTGCAGAACACCTCTGTGACTCCGAGCGGCGGTGGGTACAAGATTGCCGGAACGCCTAAGGGGATGGCGCAGCGGGTAAAAACCTTGTCGCTGACGGTCACCGCGTCCGGGGCGATCCAGAACATGAAGATCGAGGAGATCGACGGTGCCGTCACCGAGTTTGCCTTTACGGCGATGCAAGAGAACCTGCCCGTCCTCGACTCCGACTTCACCTTCGTGCCGCCTGTCGGAGTCGCAGTCGTGGACGGCATCGCGCCCATTTAGCTGCTA
It contains:
- the lolA gene encoding outer membrane lipoprotein chaperone LolA, with translation MALIRSLLCVVLIGVPLGTPFLPAQAPDPILRKVDDHYNHLSSLRASYTEHYAGMGMDRTESGTLLLKKPGRMRWSYNTPVGKVFILDGKFGWFYTPGDNQATRIAAKKLDDLRSPLRFLLGHTQLEKELQNTSVTPSGGGYKIAGTPKGMAQRVKTLSLTVTASGAIQNMKIEEIDGAVTEFAFTAMQENLPVLDSDFTFVPPVGVAVVDGIAPI